In one Bradyrhizobium sp. 4 genomic region, the following are encoded:
- a CDS encoding TRAP transporter small permease → MSTAETHRQITADEIAHTFEEEAAPKVDLGIYAFEDWVALAIFWVMALAVFLQFFTRYVLNDSYAWTEEIATYCLIGVVFIGSSMCVRLSRHIQVDLIYRYLPHLVARVLSTVIDLIRIAFFGYAIKLVWVYIQIIGDESMTTINLPKDYVYYAVLLGFVLMFVRSLQVAVQHLRQGYSILERPGAYDGFEG, encoded by the coding sequence ATGTCCACCGCCGAAACGCACCGGCAGATCACCGCGGACGAGATCGCCCACACCTTCGAGGAAGAGGCGGCGCCGAAGGTCGATCTCGGCATCTACGCCTTTGAGGACTGGGTCGCGCTGGCGATTTTCTGGGTGATGGCGCTTGCCGTCTTCCTCCAGTTCTTTACCCGCTATGTGCTCAACGACAGCTACGCCTGGACCGAGGAGATCGCGACCTACTGCCTGATCGGCGTGGTCTTCATCGGCTCATCGATGTGCGTGCGGCTGTCGCGGCACATCCAGGTCGATCTGATCTATCGCTATCTGCCGCACCTCGTGGCCCGGGTGTTGTCGACGGTGATCGACCTGATCCGGATCGCCTTCTTCGGCTACGCAATCAAGCTGGTCTGGGTCTACATCCAGATCATCGGCGATGAATCCATGACCACGATCAATCTTCCCAAGGATTACGTCTACTATGCGGTGCTGCTCGGCTTCGTGCTGATGTTCGTGCGCTCTCTGCAGGTGGCGGTGCAACATTTGCGACAGGGCTATTCGATCCTCGAGCGTCCCGGCGCCTACGACGGTTTTGAAGGGTAA
- a CDS encoding sialic acid TRAP transporter substrate-binding protein SiaP: MVLAVSAAAMIATTGAGTAQTKLKWAHVYETSEPFHTASVWAAQEIGKRTNGRYAIDVYPASQLGKEADINQGLSLGSVDIIISGSSFAAKSFPPIGVTYYPYTFRDADHLLAYTKSDIFKELTKGYEDKSGHHIVAVTYYGVRQTSSNKPIKTCADLKGLKMRVPDVPAYLAMPRACGANTAPIAFAEVYLALQNGTVEAQENPLTTIEAKKFYEVQKHIVLTGHIVDHLNTVVAGALWKKLSDEDKKIFTDVAQEAAAKATAEIKQNEAKLVAFFKEKGLTVTEVDKNEFRDTVLKNVAFETFGYRKADWERIQAVK; this comes from the coding sequence ATGGTGCTGGCGGTCTCGGCCGCGGCGATGATTGCTACGACTGGCGCCGGCACGGCGCAGACCAAGCTCAAATGGGCCCATGTCTACGAGACCTCGGAGCCGTTCCACACCGCGTCGGTCTGGGCCGCGCAGGAGATCGGGAAGCGCACCAACGGGCGCTATGCGATCGACGTCTATCCGGCCTCGCAGCTCGGCAAGGAGGCCGACATCAACCAGGGGCTTTCGCTTGGTTCGGTCGACATCATCATCTCCGGCTCGAGTTTTGCCGCGAAGAGCTTTCCGCCGATCGGCGTCACCTATTATCCCTACACCTTCCGCGATGCCGATCATCTGCTCGCCTACACCAAGAGCGACATCTTCAAGGAGCTCACCAAGGGTTATGAGGACAAGAGCGGCCACCACATCGTCGCGGTGACCTATTACGGGGTGCGCCAGACTTCGTCGAACAAGCCGATCAAGACCTGTGCCGACCTCAAGGGCCTGAAGATGCGCGTGCCCGACGTTCCCGCCTATCTGGCGATGCCGCGCGCCTGCGGCGCCAACACCGCGCCGATCGCGTTCGCCGAAGTCTATCTGGCGCTCCAGAACGGCACCGTCGAGGCGCAGGAGAACCCGCTGACCACGATCGAGGCCAAGAAGTTCTACGAGGTGCAGAAGCACATCGTGCTGACCGGCCACATCGTCGACCATCTCAACACGGTGGTGGCCGGCGCGCTCTGGAAGAAGCTCAGCGATGAGGACAAGAAGATTTTCACCGACGTCGCGCAGGAGGCAGCCGCCAAGGCGACCGCGGAGATCAAGCAGAACGAGGCCAAGCTGGTCGCCTTCTTCAAGGAGAAGGGCCTGACCGTCACGGAGGTCGACAAGAACGAGTTCCGCGACACCGTGCTGAAGAACGTCGCGTTCGAGACGTTTGGCTATCGCAAGGCCGACTGGGAACGCATTCAGGCGGTGAAGTGA
- the uxuA gene encoding mannonate dehydratase: MMLEGWRWYGPDDPVSLDDVRQAGASDIVSALHQVPIGEPWTRKAVEERKNFIERGQPGRSQLTWSVVESIPIPDDVKRLGAKATRSIETWIASLEAVAAAGIKIICYNFMPVVDWCRTDLEWELPNGARAMRFDQDRFAAFELHILKRPAAIQEYSSEQQARAKKLFDQMSQADIDYLVMVIASALPGSTTEPMTIPQFRDRLETYRDVTPKILRQHLAEFLGRVTPVAEQLGVSLTLHPDDPPRPLFGLPRVASSADDYQALFDAVPSKANGICLCTGSLGVRAENNLPAMAERFGPRIAFAHLRATKREADGLSFYESDHLDGDVDMVAVLKALLKENARRSPDRQIVFRPDHGHRMLDDLAATKRTNPGYTAIGRLRGLAELRGAIRAIEHR; this comes from the coding sequence ATGATGCTAGAGGGATGGCGCTGGTACGGGCCGGATGATCCGGTCTCGCTCGACGATGTCAGGCAGGCCGGGGCGAGCGACATCGTCTCGGCGCTGCATCAGGTGCCAATCGGCGAACCCTGGACGCGCAAGGCGGTCGAGGAGCGCAAGAACTTCATCGAGCGTGGCCAGCCCGGCCGCTCACAGCTGACCTGGTCGGTGGTGGAATCGATTCCGATCCCCGACGACGTCAAGCGTCTTGGAGCCAAGGCGACGCGCTCGATCGAGACGTGGATCGCCAGCCTGGAGGCGGTTGCCGCCGCCGGCATCAAGATCATCTGCTACAACTTCATGCCTGTCGTGGATTGGTGTCGCACCGATCTGGAATGGGAGCTGCCGAACGGCGCCCGCGCCATGCGCTTCGACCAGGATCGCTTTGCTGCGTTCGAGCTGCACATCCTGAAGCGTCCCGCCGCTATCCAGGAATACTCATCCGAGCAGCAGGCCCGCGCGAAAAAGCTGTTCGACCAGATGAGCCAGGCCGATATCGACTATCTCGTCATGGTCATCGCCAGCGCGCTGCCGGGCTCGACCACCGAGCCGATGACCATTCCGCAATTCCGCGACCGGCTCGAAACATATCGCGACGTCACGCCAAAAATTCTGCGGCAGCATCTCGCCGAGTTTTTGGGCCGCGTCACGCCCGTCGCCGAGCAGCTCGGCGTTTCGCTGACGCTGCATCCGGACGACCCGCCGCGCCCGCTGTTCGGCCTGCCGCGCGTCGCGTCCAGCGCCGACGACTATCAGGCGTTGTTCGATGCCGTGCCGTCGAAGGCGAATGGTATCTGCCTGTGCACGGGGTCGCTCGGCGTGCGCGCCGAGAACAATCTTCCCGCGATGGCTGAACGCTTCGGTCCGCGCATCGCCTTTGCGCATCTGCGCGCGACCAAGCGCGAAGCGGATGGTTTGTCCTTCTACGAGTCCGATCATCTCGACGGTGACGTCGACATGGTCGCGGTGCTGAAGGCGCTGCTGAAGGAGAACGCGCGGCGTTCGCCCGACCGGCAAATCGTATTCCGGCCCGATCATGGCCATCGCATGCTCGACGATCTCGCGGCGACCAAGCGCACCAATCCGGGCTACACCGCGATCGGCCGCCTCCGCGGCCTCGCCGAGCTCCGCGGTGCGATCCGCGCGATCGAGCATCGATAG
- a CDS encoding lipase family protein, whose product MSILVELPPDQYDRRAFAKFNETSTGFDLDIARAMMWMSQLAYETHVPDTINRISPFWDLSGVKLLSQPAHSTLPLTDTRGIIASKGDATIVSFAGTDPLHLLNWVSDFTLGRPKAPVHQGFVDAAAAVWDGVKSALAAALARKSPIFITGHSLGAAIAVATADFAREQLQLADAQIYLYGCPRVGRDDFVALYNGTFGRTTYRLVHGTDIVPTVPPPGLGFHHVGRYLACARGAKFSGSQLTTNVGSDEPMANAGIGEQVRNLLSGVSENTRSDVVGRLTVLLPAGIGDHLPDRYCAALTPA is encoded by the coding sequence GTGAGCATTCTGGTCGAACTCCCTCCCGATCAATATGACAGGCGGGCATTTGCAAAATTCAACGAGACATCAACCGGCTTTGATCTCGACATCGCTCGCGCGATGATGTGGATGTCGCAACTCGCCTACGAGACCCATGTGCCGGACACCATCAATAGGATCTCTCCGTTCTGGGATCTGTCCGGTGTCAAGCTGCTGAGCCAACCGGCGCATTCGACGCTGCCGCTGACCGACACGCGCGGGATCATCGCGAGCAAGGGCGACGCAACCATTGTCTCCTTCGCCGGCACCGACCCGCTTCATCTCCTGAACTGGGTCAGCGATTTCACGCTTGGCCGACCGAAGGCGCCCGTGCACCAGGGGTTCGTCGATGCGGCGGCGGCCGTGTGGGACGGCGTGAAGAGCGCACTGGCGGCAGCGCTGGCGCGCAAATCACCGATCTTCATCACTGGGCACAGCCTCGGCGCCGCGATCGCGGTGGCAACGGCGGACTTCGCGCGGGAGCAGCTCCAGCTCGCGGATGCGCAGATCTATCTTTACGGTTGTCCGCGCGTGGGCCGCGACGATTTCGTCGCCCTCTACAACGGTACGTTCGGCAGGACGACCTATCGTCTCGTGCACGGCACCGACATCGTCCCGACCGTGCCTCCGCCTGGGCTTGGCTTTCATCACGTCGGCCGTTATCTCGCCTGTGCACGCGGCGCCAAATTCAGCGGTAGCCAGCTCACGACGAATGTTGGTTCGGATGAGCCAATGGCGAATGCTGGAATTGGTGAGCAGGTCCGCAATCTCCTCAGCGGCGTATCCGAGAACACGCGGTCGGATGTCGTCGGCAGGCTCACGGTGCTGCTGCCGGCGGGGATCGGCGATCACCTGCCCGATCGTTACTGTGCCGCGCTGACACCCGCCTAG
- a CDS encoding TRAP transporter large permease, with the protein MLLLLGGFLILMLLGVPVAIAMAASSLLYILVSGVTPDVTLAQRMIAGVESFPLLAVPFFILAGNLMNIAGVTGRIYKFAVALVGWMRGGLGHVNIIGSVIFSGMSGTAIADAAGLGTIEIKAMKDHGYSTEFSVGVTAASATLGPIIPPSLPFVIYGMMANVSIGALFLGGVIPGVVLTLLMMATVTYFAHKNKWGSDTPFSWPQLGSAGLEIIVVLSFPMAVWLLTVAGLSTNWAVGLGLFALLAIDWYFDFSAVMALMAPVILIGGMTLGWFTPTEAAVAAVIWSLFLGLVRYRTMTMKTVAKATFDTIETTASVLFIVTAASIFAWLLTVSQAAQMLSDWMLSITHNKWVFLALANVLILFVGCFIDTTAAITILVPILLPIVLKLGIDPIHFGLIMTLNLMIGLLHPPLGMVLFVLARVAKLSVERTTVAILPWLVPLMLALIAITYIPELTLWLPKYMGLSK; encoded by the coding sequence ATGCTGCTGTTGCTTGGAGGCTTCCTCATCCTGATGCTCCTCGGGGTTCCCGTGGCCATCGCCATGGCCGCGTCGTCGCTGCTCTACATCCTGGTCAGCGGCGTGACGCCCGACGTCACGCTGGCGCAGCGCATGATCGCGGGCGTCGAGAGCTTTCCGCTGCTCGCCGTGCCGTTCTTCATCCTGGCCGGCAATCTCATGAACATCGCGGGCGTCACCGGGCGCATCTACAAGTTCGCCGTCGCGCTGGTCGGCTGGATGCGCGGCGGCCTCGGCCACGTCAACATCATCGGCTCGGTGATCTTCTCCGGCATGTCCGGCACCGCGATCGCGGATGCCGCGGGTCTCGGTACCATCGAGATCAAGGCGATGAAGGACCACGGCTACTCCACGGAATTCTCCGTCGGCGTCACCGCGGCGTCCGCCACGCTCGGGCCCATCATCCCGCCGTCGCTGCCTTTCGTGATCTACGGCATGATGGCGAACGTCTCGATCGGCGCGCTGTTTCTTGGGGGCGTCATTCCAGGCGTCGTGCTGACGCTGCTCATGATGGCCACCGTCACCTACTTCGCGCACAAGAACAAATGGGGCAGCGATACGCCGTTCTCCTGGCCGCAATTGGGATCGGCGGGGCTCGAGATCATCGTCGTATTGAGCTTCCCGATGGCCGTCTGGCTTCTGACGGTCGCCGGTCTCTCCACCAATTGGGCAGTTGGTCTCGGCCTGTTCGCGCTGCTCGCGATCGACTGGTACTTCGACTTCTCCGCGGTGATGGCGCTGATGGCGCCGGTGATCCTGATCGGCGGCATGACGCTCGGCTGGTTCACCCCGACGGAAGCCGCGGTCGCCGCCGTGATCTGGTCGCTGTTCCTCGGCCTGGTACGCTACCGCACCATGACGATGAAAACGGTCGCGAAGGCGACGTTCGACACCATCGAGACCACGGCGTCGGTTCTGTTCATCGTCACCGCAGCCTCGATCTTTGCCTGGCTGCTGACGGTGTCGCAGGCAGCCCAGATGCTGTCGGACTGGATGCTCAGCATCACCCACAACAAATGGGTGTTCCTGGCGCTCGCCAACGTCCTGATCCTGTTCGTCGGTTGCTTCATCGACACCACGGCGGCGATCACCATTCTGGTGCCGATCCTGTTGCCGATCGTGCTCAAGCTCGGCATCGACCCGATCCATTTCGGTCTGATCATGACGCTGAACCTGATGATCGGCCTGCTGCATCCGCCGCTCGGCATGGTCTTGTTCGTTCTCGCGCGCGTCGCAAAACTCTCGGTCGAGCGCACGACGGTGGCGATCCTGCCCTGGCTGGTGCCGCTGATGCTCGCATTGATCGCGATCACCTACATTCCCGAACTGACCCTCTGGCTGCCAAAATACATGGGACTTTCCAAATGA
- a CDS encoding HAD family hydrolase yields MSSTASFSNFKVLTFDVVGTLIDFETGVLSAVRRISGKSPAELSDDKIFESYKRGRDKHHERSSEVMFHVYRYLAKELGLQADDASCDVFQLAVLRWGPFPDSVEALKRLRTKFRLVAMTNADRVALSCYAHALGNPFDDTVCADETGVAKPDPEFFAYNKGRQSAFGYKQSDILHVAQSQYHDIGIARKLGYKVCWIERRQGMAGFGGTPAVETLTKPDFHFPTLKALADAAIGPAA; encoded by the coding sequence ATGTCGTCAACAGCCTCGTTCAGCAATTTCAAGGTTCTCACCTTCGACGTCGTCGGCACCTTGATCGACTTCGAGACCGGCGTGCTCTCCGCGGTGCGCCGGATCTCGGGCAAGTCGCCGGCCGAGCTCAGCGATGACAAGATCTTCGAATCCTACAAGCGCGGTCGCGACAAGCACCACGAGCGTTCGAGCGAGGTGATGTTTCATGTCTATCGCTATCTTGCCAAGGAGCTCGGGCTACAGGCCGATGACGCCTCCTGCGACGTCTTCCAACTCGCGGTGCTGCGCTGGGGACCGTTCCCGGACTCGGTCGAGGCACTCAAACGCCTGCGCACGAAATTCCGCCTGGTCGCGATGACCAATGCCGACCGGGTCGCGCTCTCCTGTTACGCGCATGCGCTCGGCAATCCCTTCGACGATACCGTGTGCGCCGACGAGACTGGCGTTGCGAAACCCGATCCGGAGTTTTTCGCGTACAACAAGGGGCGCCAGTCTGCTTTCGGTTACAAGCAGTCCGATATCCTTCACGTCGCGCAGAGCCAGTATCACGACATCGGGATCGCGCGGAAACTCGGCTACAAGGTGTGCTGGATCGAGCGTCGTCAGGGCATGGCCGGCTTCGGAGGCACACCGGCCGTGGAGACGCTGACCAAGCCGGACTTCCATTTTCCGACCTTGAAAGCGCTTGCCGATGCGGCCATCGGGCCGGCGGCGTAG
- a CDS encoding LysR family transcriptional regulator codes for MPELRRMLPSSNALFVFDAAARNGSFTAAAAELNVTQPAVSRMLGQFEDHLGVRLFDRKAGRAVLTEEGELLYRRVLEGFRSIESGLVEIERRRKGTETVTLSVSSAFTTHWLMPRIDKLQRQFPQVDLRFQLISGALRGPVENVDLGMRFRDREEPSSGGTLVMKEVMLPMCSPAYLGETDPAEGNTIIRLAETPGDWAADYASLLTGRRGAAKALSFTDYAVVMQAALLGQGIALGWLTVASHWLLTGALVPASDTLTTTRRICEFLPPRNRPMRPIAAEIRDWITAQMKSEIAAIDRLYPKLGAMAACY; via the coding sequence ATGCCCGAGCTGCGCCGGATGCTGCCCTCAAGTAACGCCCTGTTCGTCTTCGACGCAGCGGCGCGCAATGGCAGCTTCACGGCTGCGGCCGCCGAATTGAACGTCACCCAGCCTGCGGTGAGCCGGATGCTGGGTCAGTTCGAGGACCATCTCGGCGTCCGCCTGTTCGACCGCAAGGCGGGACGCGCCGTGCTCACCGAGGAAGGCGAACTCTTGTATCGCCGCGTGCTCGAAGGCTTTCGCAGCATCGAGAGCGGGCTGGTCGAGATCGAGCGGCGCCGCAAGGGCACCGAGACGGTGACGCTGTCGGTCTCCTCCGCCTTCACCACGCATTGGCTGATGCCGCGCATCGACAAGCTGCAGCGGCAATTCCCTCAGGTCGATTTGCGCTTTCAACTGATCTCCGGCGCGCTCCGCGGTCCGGTGGAAAATGTCGATCTTGGCATGCGCTTCCGCGATCGCGAGGAGCCGTCATCCGGCGGCACGCTGGTGATGAAGGAGGTCATGCTGCCGATGTGCAGTCCTGCCTATCTCGGCGAAACCGATCCCGCCGAGGGCAACACCATCATTCGGCTCGCCGAGACGCCGGGCGACTGGGCCGCGGATTACGCATCGCTTCTCACGGGGCGCCGCGGTGCGGCCAAGGCGCTGAGCTTCACGGACTATGCCGTCGTGATGCAGGCCGCCCTGCTCGGCCAGGGCATCGCGCTCGGTTGGCTGACGGTCGCCTCGCACTGGCTGTTGACCGGCGCGCTGGTGCCGGCCTCCGACACGCTCACCACCACACGCCGCATCTGCGAATTCCTGCCGCCGCGCAACCGGCCGATGCGTCCCATCGCCGCCGAGATCCGCGACTGGATCACCGCGCAGATGAAAAGCGAGATCGCCGCGATCGACCGGCTCTATCCGAAGCTCGGCGCGATGGCGGCTTGCTACTAG
- a CDS encoding ABC transporter ATP-binding protein, whose amino-acid sequence MDKRAESVEIRSASKAYGAVRALDDVSLNVAAGEFVSLLGPSGSGKTTLLGILGGFILPSSGTILFGGRDVTWMPPHKRDIGVVFQNYALFPHMSVGENVAFPLRARRLPKAAWPDKVRAALSMVGLAGYEERGIAQLSGGQRQRVALARAMIFEPRLILMDEPLSALDKQLRESMQIELRSLHKRIGATIIYVTHDQREALTMSDRVAVMKDGRLIQIDAPERLHDHPTDSFVASFIGEATMLPVRRVDASSVALGNVLLRSARAIPDGDALMLAVHSEKLLIDDGAPDNACNRLTGTVTDIVYQGESLRIFLALADGIGLSLRQASYHQAYSRIPPLGGSLTVTLHPEDTIVVPRVRD is encoded by the coding sequence TTGGACAAACGAGCGGAAAGCGTCGAGATCAGATCCGCGAGCAAGGCCTATGGCGCCGTTCGCGCCCTCGACGACGTGTCCCTCAATGTCGCGGCCGGCGAGTTCGTCTCGCTGCTCGGCCCCTCCGGTTCCGGCAAGACCACGTTGCTCGGCATCCTTGGCGGCTTCATCCTGCCATCGAGCGGAACGATCCTGTTCGGCGGCCGCGACGTCACCTGGATGCCGCCGCACAAGCGCGACATCGGCGTCGTGTTCCAGAACTACGCGCTGTTCCCGCATATGAGCGTCGGCGAGAATGTCGCCTTTCCCTTGCGCGCGCGACGGCTGCCGAAGGCGGCCTGGCCGGATAAGGTGCGCGCGGCGCTTTCGATGGTCGGCCTTGCCGGCTACGAAGAGCGCGGTATCGCGCAACTCTCCGGCGGCCAGCGCCAGCGCGTGGCGCTCGCACGCGCCATGATCTTCGAGCCGCGGCTGATCCTCATGGATGAACCGCTGTCCGCGCTCGACAAGCAGCTGCGCGAATCCATGCAGATCGAGCTGCGCTCGCTGCACAAGCGCATCGGCGCCACCATCATCTACGTCACCCACGATCAACGCGAAGCGCTGACCATGAGCGACCGCGTCGCCGTGATGAAGGACGGCCGGCTGATCCAGATCGACGCGCCAGAGCGCCTGCACGATCATCCCACGGATTCCTTCGTCGCCAGTTTCATTGGCGAGGCCACGATGCTTCCCGTGCGTCGCGTCGACGCCTCCAGCGTTGCGCTCGGCAATGTCCTTCTGCGCAGCGCCCGGGCCATTCCCGACGGGGACGCGCTGATGCTCGCCGTGCACAGCGAAAAGCTGCTGATCGACGACGGCGCGCCGGACAACGCCTGCAATCGGCTCACCGGCACGGTCACGGACATCGTCTATCAGGGCGAGAGCCTCCGCATCTTCCTGGCGCTTGCCGATGGCATCGGGCTCAGCCTGCGCCAGGCGAGCTATCACCAGGCCTACAGCCGCATCCCGCCGCTCGGCGGCAGTCTCACCGTGACCCTTCATCCCGAGGACACCATCGTCGTGCCCAGGGTGAGGGACTGA
- a CDS encoding L-idonate 5-dehydrogenase → MTSTALAATLFGPEDLRMVEHPLDKLAEGMVRLRFGAGGICGSDMHYFRHARTGDFLVKSPLVLGHEISGEVVEIAGSAANLKVGDRVAVNPSRWCGHCGACRQGRQNLCENIYFMGSASKTPHMQGGFANYFDAVPAQCVKIPDHVSYQAAALAEPLAVCLHAVARAGNIEGKRGIIFGAGPIGLLTMLAARRAGMTDITVADIAPAPLAFATRLGASHVENVSAGEEGLKAQAASRPYDVAFEVSGTAAGLASAIGIVRRGGVVVQIGNLPGGQIPVPANAVMAKEIELRGSFRFGLEFMTAVELIADGSVDVLSLVTAERPLSTAPEALRLALDRSQSVKVVLTAN, encoded by the coding sequence ATGACATCCACAGCTCTCGCCGCAACCCTGTTTGGCCCCGAAGATCTGCGCATGGTCGAGCATCCGCTTGACAAGCTCGCTGAAGGCATGGTGCGCCTCCGTTTCGGCGCCGGCGGCATCTGCGGCTCGGACATGCATTATTTCCGTCATGCCCGGACCGGCGATTTCCTGGTGAAATCGCCGCTGGTGCTCGGCCACGAGATCTCCGGCGAGGTCGTGGAGATCGCGGGCTCCGCGGCGAACCTGAAGGTCGGCGACCGCGTTGCCGTCAACCCGTCGCGCTGGTGCGGCCATTGCGGCGCCTGCCGCCAAGGCCGGCAAAACCTCTGCGAAAATATCTACTTTATGGGCTCGGCCTCGAAGACTCCGCACATGCAGGGCGGCTTCGCCAATTATTTCGACGCGGTTCCGGCGCAGTGCGTGAAGATCCCCGATCATGTGTCCTATCAGGCTGCGGCGCTGGCCGAGCCGCTCGCGGTCTGCCTGCACGCCGTCGCGCGTGCCGGCAACATCGAAGGCAAGCGCGGCATCATCTTCGGTGCCGGTCCGATCGGGCTTCTGACCATGCTCGCCGCGCGCCGCGCCGGCATGACCGACATCACGGTGGCCGACATCGCGCCGGCGCCGCTGGCCTTTGCGACCCGGCTCGGCGCTTCTCACGTCGAGAATGTCTCGGCCGGCGAGGAAGGCCTGAAGGCGCAGGCCGCGTCGCGCCCCTACGATGTCGCTTTCGAAGTCTCGGGCACGGCTGCAGGCCTTGCCAGTGCGATCGGTATCGTCAGGCGCGGCGGTGTTGTCGTACAGATCGGCAATTTGCCGGGTGGCCAGATTCCGGTGCCCGCCAATGCGGTGATGGCCAAGGAGATCGAGTTGCGCGGCTCGTTCCGGTTCGGGCTCGAGTTCATGACCGCGGTAGAACTGATCGCGGACGGCAGTGTTGACGTGCTGTCGCTGGTGACCGCCGAGCGGCCGCTGTCCACCGCGCCGGAAGCGCTGCGGCTGGCGCTCGACCGCTCGCAGAGCGTCAAGGTCGTGCTGACCGCGAACTGA
- a CDS encoding FadR/GntR family transcriptional regulator: MPLEAVEARRLYRQVADQLRSLIDSGEYAVGSRLPTERELAEQLRISRPTVREALIALEVEGRLRIRVGSGIYVIEPAAVAATAPASVIEGPFELLRAREFLESAIAEEAARVATKDDVARIDASLVAMENVEHPGEASMVHDRAFHVAIAGSLGNAVLVRVVGELFDQRLNPYFAQLAHYFESPGTWRTALDEHRAVRDAIAAHDPEAARDAMRDHLARSQERFAQNFGAEKAAAPSSGRTARSTAKPSKPERAPKKKRAASSSARQR; this comes from the coding sequence GTGCCGCTGGAAGCTGTGGAGGCGAGACGGCTTTATCGCCAAGTCGCCGATCAATTGCGAAGCCTGATCGACAGCGGCGAGTACGCGGTCGGCAGCCGCTTGCCGACCGAACGCGAACTCGCCGAGCAGCTCAGGATTTCCAGGCCGACGGTGCGCGAAGCCCTGATCGCGCTCGAAGTCGAGGGCCGCCTCCGCATCCGCGTCGGTTCCGGCATCTATGTGATCGAGCCCGCGGCGGTTGCGGCGACCGCGCCTGCTTCCGTCATCGAGGGCCCGTTCGAGCTGCTGCGCGCCCGCGAGTTCCTGGAAAGTGCCATCGCCGAAGAAGCCGCGCGCGTGGCGACGAAGGACGACGTTGCCCGCATCGATGCGTCCCTTGTCGCGATGGAGAATGTAGAACACCCCGGCGAAGCCTCGATGGTCCACGACCGCGCCTTCCACGTCGCGATCGCCGGAAGCCTCGGCAATGCCGTTCTGGTCCGTGTCGTCGGCGAGTTGTTCGACCAGCGCCTCAATCCCTATTTCGCGCAGCTTGCGCATTATTTCGAGAGCCCGGGCACGTGGCGCACTGCGCTCGACGAGCATCGCGCGGTGCGCGACGCCATCGCCGCACACGATCCTGAAGCGGCTCGCGACGCGATGCGCGATCATCTCGCGCGATCCCAGGAGCGCTTTGCGCAGAACTTCGGCGCCGAGAAAGCGGCAGCACCGTCTTCCGGGCGCACCGCGCGATCGACGGCAAAGCCGTCAAAACCGGAACGTGCGCCGAAGAAGAAGCGAGCTGCGAGCAGCAGCGCGCGACAGCGATGA